Genomic segment of Archangium lipolyticum:
AAGGACCGGCTCTTCCACGGCGTCAGCCACGCGCTGGGGTACCTGCTCGGAGACGCGCTGTACCGGGGCTTCGACGGAGATCAGGTGGACAAGGCGGACCTGCGGGCCCTGTTCCGCAATCCGTTGGAGGACCCGCGCGCCACGTATTTCGACTGGGTCCGCCGGCTCTCCGTGTGACCCTCGGGGGGTTTGGTCCCCTACCCGCCCCTCGTCACCAATCTTTCGCAAGCCTCCTCGCCTGCTTCACGGTGGGTAGGCGGTGGCGCCCGACGGTGACGTGCACAACGTCCGGAGCATGAAAGCTCTAACCTATGAAGGACCGTACCGGGTCGCGGTGCGTGAGAAGCCCGATCCGAAGATCGAGCATCCCCAGGACGGCATCGTCCGCGTGACGAGCGCGGCGATCTGTGGCTCCGACCTCCACCTGTTGCACGGGCTCATGCCGGACACCCGCATCGGGTTCACGTTCGGCCACGAGTTCACGGGCATCGTGGAGGAGGTCGGCCCCGGGGCCCAGGGCATCAAGAAGGGCGACCGGGTGATGCTGCCGTTCCAGATCTTCTGTGGCGGCTGCTACTACTGCACCCGCGGCCTCACCGCGTGCTGTGACAGCACCAACCCAGCAACCGACGCGGGGACCGGTATCTACGGCTACTCGCACACCATGGGAGGCTACGACGGCGGCCAGGCCGAATACGTCCGCGTTCCCTTCATTGGAGTGGACGCCGAGAAGATCCCCGATGACGTCGAGGACCTCGACGCCCTGCCCATCACGGATGCGTTCTCCACCGGCTACCAGGCCGCCGAGATGTGCGACCTCAAGGGGGGCGAGACCGTCCTGGTCCTCGGGTGTGGCCCGGTCGGCCTGTTCGCGATGTGGTCGGCCTGGGCG
This window contains:
- a CDS encoding zinc-dependent alcohol dehydrogenase encodes the protein MKALTYEGPYRVAVREKPDPKIEHPQDGIVRVTSAAICGSDLHLLHGLMPDTRIGFTFGHEFTGIVEEVGPGAQGIKKGDRVMLPFQIFCGGCYYCTRGLTACCDSTNPATDAGTGIYGYSHTMGGYDGGQAEYVRVPFIGVDAEKIPDDVEDLDALPITDAFSTGYQAAEMCDLKGGETVLVLGCGPVGLFAMWSAWAMGAGRVIAVDHIDYRLEFARNWFGVETLNFKDLDLVTTVKGMTEGRGADATIDAVGCEAAGSPVHRVLGVYGKLEAGSPQAINFAIHATRKAGTISLIGGYGPPFNGVDIGTFMNKAQTMRTGQASVKRYMPHLLEHVRAGRIQPKKVFTHRLPLEQASLGYHTFAQKRDGCIKVALFPNGTLH